Proteins encoded together in one Acidobacteriota bacterium window:
- a CDS encoding (Fe-S)-binding protein has product MKTVFAPGCALLIYKPGLADRAQAALERELGPLDRHLTCCRHEPGLPPGTRVINVCPGCDRRYRQLYEGISTISLWELLAESRVFPFPDHGGQAMAVLDACPTRDQERVHEAVRTLLRRMNVRAVEPERTRTQGTCCGDTFYPALPAEDVKRQMRKRAGEMPCEDVVVYCVSCTKAMHVGGRRPRYLVDLLFGEDTPPGTIEPDAWHAQVDAFIEAH; this is encoded by the coding sequence ATGAAAACCGTCTTTGCGCCCGGGTGTGCGCTCCTGATCTACAAGCCCGGCCTGGCGGACCGGGCCCAGGCGGCCCTGGAACGCGAACTGGGGCCCCTCGACCGGCACCTGACCTGTTGCCGGCACGAGCCTGGGCTCCCCCCCGGGACCCGGGTCATCAACGTCTGCCCGGGCTGCGACCGGCGCTACCGCCAACTCTACGAGGGGATCTCCACGATCTCGCTCTGGGAACTCCTCGCGGAAAGCCGTGTGTTTCCCTTCCCCGACCACGGCGGGCAGGCGATGGCCGTCCTGGACGCCTGCCCCACCCGGGACCAGGAACGGGTTCACGAGGCGGTCCGGACCCTGCTGCGGCGGATGAACGTCCGCGCCGTGGAGCCTGAACGGACGCGCACGCAGGGGACCTGCTGCGGGGACACCTTCTACCCGGCACTGCCCGCGGAGGACGTGAAGCGGCAGATGCGCAAACGCGCGGGAGAGATGCCCTGCGAGGACGTGGTCGTCTACTGCGTCTCCTGCACCAAGGCCATGCACGTGGGCGGACGGCGCCCCCGATACCTCGTGGACCTGCTCTTCGGCGAGGACACGCCCCCCGGGACCATCGAGCCCGACGCCTGGCACGCCCAGGTCGATGCCTTCATCGAGGCGCACTGA